Proteins encoded by one window of Vicinamibacterales bacterium:
- a CDS encoding sigma-54 dependent transcriptional regulator encodes MDDITFAARRASSAGTRTEPDADAQFRRLVQSPLRAGILRFLAARPNEQFDAETIMQAFGRMRLDVENCLRELVESSVVRRVAGNPVAYTAARIDPATPLGQQLDTFLERRSPVGIEDTSPSVQRFREMIGRDEKMLAIFEWIRTAAKSDISVLILGPTGAGKEVVARMIHELSRRGTEKFQAVNCAALPDTLFESEIFGYEKGAFTGAHDRKPGRLELANGGTFFLDEVGDLSLVAQAKILRVLEERRFERLGGSKSIQVDFRLISATNRPLDQFVRENRFREDLFYRVNAFSIRLPSLKERAVDIPVLAQRFIGRYCAANGLPLDAKRLSQEAVDRLLGYHWPGNIRELESTISRAALSSPGPVIRGEDVQFLHAPLADGPSTPGRLPTLRDAERTHIAMVLDAVHWNKLEAARVLDISRGTLYRKIDEYGLEPASSRRRHEAVSA; translated from the coding sequence TTGGACGACATCACCTTCGCCGCCCGCCGGGCGTCCAGCGCCGGCACCCGGACCGAGCCGGACGCCGACGCCCAGTTCCGCCGGCTCGTGCAGTCGCCCCTGCGCGCCGGCATCCTCCGATTCCTGGCCGCCCGGCCCAACGAGCAGTTCGACGCCGAGACGATCATGCAGGCCTTCGGGCGCATGCGGCTCGACGTGGAGAACTGCCTGCGGGAGCTCGTCGAGTCGAGCGTCGTGCGCCGGGTGGCGGGCAACCCCGTGGCCTACACCGCCGCGCGCATCGACCCGGCGACGCCGCTCGGGCAGCAGCTCGACACCTTCCTCGAGCGCCGCTCGCCGGTGGGCATCGAGGACACGTCGCCCTCGGTGCAGCGCTTCCGGGAGATGATCGGCCGCGACGAGAAGATGCTGGCCATCTTCGAGTGGATCCGGACCGCCGCCAAGTCGGACATCTCCGTCCTCATCCTCGGGCCGACCGGCGCCGGCAAGGAAGTCGTCGCCCGGATGATTCACGAGCTGTCCCGGCGCGGGACCGAGAAGTTCCAGGCCGTCAACTGCGCGGCGCTGCCCGACACGCTCTTCGAATCGGAGATCTTCGGCTACGAAAAAGGGGCGTTCACGGGCGCCCACGACCGCAAGCCGGGCCGCCTGGAACTCGCCAACGGCGGCACCTTCTTCCTCGACGAGGTGGGCGACCTGTCGCTCGTGGCCCAGGCGAAGATCCTGCGCGTCCTCGAGGAGCGGCGCTTCGAGCGCCTCGGCGGCAGCAAGTCCATCCAGGTGGACTTCCGCCTGATCTCGGCCACCAACAGGCCGCTGGACCAGTTCGTCCGCGAGAATCGCTTCCGCGAGGACCTCTTCTACCGGGTCAACGCCTTCTCGATCCGCCTGCCGTCGCTCAAGGAACGGGCGGTGGACATCCCGGTGCTGGCGCAGCGCTTCATCGGCCGCTACTGCGCGGCCAACGGGCTGCCCCTCGACGCCAAGCGGCTGTCCCAGGAAGCGGTGGATCGCCTGCTCGGCTACCACTGGCCGGGCAACATCCGGGAGCTGGAGAGCACGATCTCGCGGGCGGCCCTGTCGTCGCCGGGACCGGTCATCCGCGGCGAGGACGTGCAGTTCCTGCACGCGCCGCTGGCCGACGGACCGTCCACGCCCGGCCGGCTGCCCACGCTGAGGGACGCCGAGCGGACGCACATCGCGATGGTGCTGGACGCGGTACATTGGAACAAGCTCGAAGCCGCGAGGGTCCTGGACATCAGCCGCGGCACGCTGTACCGCAAGATCGACGAGTACGGGCTCG
- a CDS encoding deoxyhypusine synthase family protein, whose product MPHRAPGSKGSKRGHLAGRPIRYYRPRGSAEIRTLIDEGFQAFNAARLGEACRIYTDKMLAPEHDTTIALTVAGALTPAGLGGAMIELVERGLVDFVISTGANLYHDLHYALNFTLHRGSPFVDDRELYDEGVIRIYDVLFPAQVLLDTDRYVRDFLVQSGLDGPISTAELHFALGEHLRTTHPGCEAHSVLAAASRAGVPIYTSSPGDSSIGMNVAYHELMNGGRLMIDPNKDVNEICAIILAGR is encoded by the coding sequence GTGCCCCATCGTGCTCCAGGCTCCAAAGGATCGAAGCGCGGCCACCTGGCCGGCCGGCCCATCCGGTATTACCGTCCGCGCGGCAGCGCGGAGATCCGCACCCTCATCGACGAAGGGTTCCAGGCGTTCAACGCCGCCCGCCTGGGCGAGGCGTGCCGGATCTACACCGACAAGATGCTCGCGCCCGAACACGACACGACCATCGCGCTCACGGTGGCGGGGGCCCTGACTCCGGCCGGGCTCGGGGGCGCCATGATCGAGCTCGTCGAGCGCGGACTCGTCGACTTCGTGATCTCGACCGGCGCCAACCTGTATCACGACCTGCACTACGCCCTGAACTTCACCCTGCACCGCGGGTCGCCATTCGTCGACGACCGGGAGCTGTACGACGAAGGCGTCATCCGGATCTACGACGTGCTCTTCCCGGCCCAGGTGCTGCTCGACACGGATCGCTACGTCCGCGACTTCCTGGTCCAGTCGGGCCTGGACGGGCCCATCTCGACGGCCGAACTGCACTTCGCCCTCGGCGAGCACCTGCGCACGACCCATCCGGGGTGCGAGGCCCACTCGGTGCTGGCGGCGGCATCCCGCGCCGGCGTGCCCATCTATACGTCGTCGCCCGGGGACAGCTCCATCGGCATGAACGTGGCCTATCACGAGCTGATGAACGGCGGACGGCTCATGATCGACCCCAACAAGGACGTGAACGAGATCTGCGCCATCATCCTGGCCGGCCG